The Streptomyces achromogenes DNA segment GTTGTCGACGGCCTTGATCTGCAGGCTGACGCCCTTGAATCCGGCGTTCCGCCCGATGCCGACGATGGTGGTGTTGGAGGGGATGTTCGCCTTGATGGCCTTGTCCTGGTTGGCGGCGGAGACTCGCCGCAGCCCCTCGGGACTGCCGGCGGGCTCGGCGGCGAGGTCGGTGTCCAGTCCCCAGGCCTCGGGCGCGTACTTCGCGAGGTAGGCGTCGAAGTCGTATCCGGGCGCGGCGAAGGCGTCGCAGCCCTCGGCGACGGCGTCGATGACGCCCTTCACCTTGATGATCTTCGGCGTGTTGCCCCCGGCGGCGAGGGCGGCCTTGAACTCGGCCCAGGTGGTGACGGTGTGGACGTGGGCGGCGTCGGCGGCCGAGCCGCCCGTCGTTCCGGTGCCGGACGAGGCCCAGCCGTCGTTCGCGGGCAGCACCTGGCGGCCGAGGTCGGGGGCGGCGTGCCGGGCGCGGCCGTGGTGCTCGCCCTGGGCGGACGCCGTGCCGGTCACGGACAGCACCAGCGCGGTGCAGCCCACCAGGACACCAATGACACGTCCATGACATCTCTGTGTACGCACTGTGCGGTTCTCCTTCTGTTGCGGCGGCGGGTCGGCCCGCGCCGACGGGTCGGGCCGACGGGTCGGGCCGACGGGTCGGGCCGGCGGGTCGGGCCGACGGGTCGGGCCGGCGGGTCGGGCCGACGGGTCGGGCCGGCGGGTCGGGCCGGCGGGTGGTGCTACGCCAGCGGGTCGGGCCAGGTGATCCAGGACGGGGGGATCTGCTCGTTCAGCCGGACCACGTCACACGGGGCCAGCACCCGTGTGCGCAGCAGCTCCCGTACGGCGAGCCGCGCCACGGCGATCGCGCCCGGCGGGTTGAAGTGCGTGTTGTCCTGCTCGGTGGCGGTCCAGTTGAAGTACGCCTTCGTCTCCTCGACGCCCAGCTGCTGCCAGAGCGCCAGCGACAGCGCCTGGACGTCGAGCAGCGCGACCCGTTCCTGCGCGGCGAGCGCGCGCATGGCGGCGGGGTACTCGCCGTGCGTCGGCTGGGCCTTGCCCGCGGCGTCGAACCGGCGCCGCTCCACGGGCGTGGCGAGGACCGGGCGGGCCCCCTTCGCCCGGGCGCCGGCGAGGTACTGCCGCAGGCAGTCCTGGTACGTCGTCCAGGGCTCGGTGTAGCGGGTGGGATCGGTCGTCTTCTCGTCGTTGTGCGCGAACTGGACGAGCAGCAGGTCCCCCGGCCGGATCGCCGCGAGGACGGCGTCGAGCCTGCCCTCGTCGATGAAGCTCTTGGAACTGCGGCCGTTCACCGCGTGGTTGACGACGGGCAGGCCGGCGTGCAGGAAGAAGGGCAGTGCCATGCCCCACCCGGTCTCGGGTGCGGCGTCGGAGTACTTCTGGGCGGCGGTGGAGTCGCCGGCGATGTAGAGCGTGCGGGGCCGGCGGGCGCCTGCGCCGGCGGGGCCGGCGGCCGTGGCGGCGAGCGGAACGGCGGCGAGCGCCGCGGCGGTGACCTGTCTGCGGGTGAGCGACACCTACGTGCACCTTTCGCGTGGGAGGCACGGGGGAACTGCGCGGCCTGCCGGGACGGGCCGGCAGTCCCCCGTGAC contains these protein-coding regions:
- a CDS encoding rhamnogalacturonan acetylesterase, which produces MSLTRRQVTAAALAAVPLAATAAGPAGAGARRPRTLYIAGDSTAAQKYSDAAPETGWGMALPFFLHAGLPVVNHAVNGRSSKSFIDEGRLDAVLAAIRPGDLLLVQFAHNDEKTTDPTRYTEPWTTYQDCLRQYLAGARAKGARPVLATPVERRRFDAAGKAQPTHGEYPAAMRALAAQERVALLDVQALSLALWQQLGVEETKAYFNWTATEQDNTHFNPPGAIAVARLAVRELLRTRVLAPCDVVRLNEQIPPSWITWPDPLA